The Candidatus Thermokryptus mobilis sequence TGTCACGAGGGTTGATGAGGTCACGCTTCCAACTGGAGAAAAAGTTAAGCGCGTTTCACTTGGTTTAAAGCAACTTCAACCGCATCCTTGGGAGAACATTGATCAGAAATATAAGGTTGGACAAAAAGTCACCGGTAAAGTTGTTGCTATAACTGATTATGGAGCTTTTATTGAAATTGAAAAGGGCATTGAGGGATTAATTCACATTTCGGAGATGAGCTGGACACAGCACATAAAGCACCCATCACAGTTTGTCACTATGGGTCAGATTGTTGATGCTGTCATATTGCATCTTGACAAGGAGAACAGGAAGCTTTCTTTGAGTATGAAACGGCTTGAGCCAGACCCATGGGAGAAGATTGAGGAGAAATATCCGATTGGTTCAAAGCATAAAGGTATTGTGAGGAACATTACGAATTTTGGTGTTTTCGTTGAGCTTGAGCCTGGAATTGATGGTTTAATTCATATATCTGATCTTTCATGGACGAAAAAGATTCGCCATCCCGGTGAAGTAGTCAAGAAGGAACAAGAGATTGAGGTGGTCATACTTGGCATTGATAAGGAGCAGAGGCGTATAACTCTTGGGCACAAGCAGATTTTCCCGAACCCATGGGATAAATTTGAGCAAATTTATAAAGTTGGAGCTGAAACTCAAGGGAGGATAACGCGGATAATTGAGCGTGGTGTCATCGTTGAACTTCCGGATGGAGTTGATGCTTTCGTTCCAATTTCCCACCTTTTGCCGGGTCAATTTCAGATAAAGAACATCCATGCAGTTTTCAAGGAAGGGGAAACATTGCCTTTGAAGGTTATTGAATTTGACAAGGAGAGGCAGAAAATCGTTCTTTCCGTTTCAGAATACTTTAAAGATAAGTCGGAACGACTTGTTAAGGAATTTCTTGCCAAGCATCCGGTTCCTTCTGATGAGGTACAGATGAGAGCACCTGTTACATCTGTTGGAGTTGAAGCCGAGGGAGAAGAAAGGATATTCGTTGAGCCGAACTATGGTAAGGAGGGTGTCCCTGGGCAACATAAAGCTCAGGGAGGTCAACAAAAACAAAATTAAACAACAAACGCTCCAGCTTGCAAGCCGTCCAGGTCCCTCTTTGACGAGGGTGCGGACGGCTTTTTTATTTTTGGTTCGTATGAAATTTTTATGCTTGAACATAATTGCACTTTTGACTTTCGCTTTATCCCTTTATTCTCAAAATCAGATTGATACGGCGAAAACAAAAAGAAGCGATATAGATACCGTCGTCGTTTATAGTGCAATTGATTCAGCTATTTATGATGTTGAAAATAGACAGATGTTTTTGTTTGGAAGAGCGGATGTTAGATATAAAACAATGAGGTTAAGATCTGCGGGTGTGAGTATGAACCTTGATAGTGCGGTCCTTCAAGCGTATGGCTTGCCAGATTCAACCGGGGAGAAATTCACGGGACTTCCAATTTTAAATGACGGCGGTGAAGAGTATCACGGGTTTAAACTTGCATATAATTTCAAGACGCAAAAGGGAAGGATAACTCAAGCGACGACACAAATGGAGAACGCATTTTATTACGGGGACAGGATAAAAAAGGTTGATAAAGATGTTCTTTTTGTTTACAAGGGCAGATATACAACATGCGATGCCGACGAGCCACATTATTATATAGAAGGGCGGGAAATGAAAATTTTAATCAACGATAAAGTCATAGCTCGTCCAGTGGTGCTTTATATTGAAGATATACCTGTTTTCATTTTGCCGTTTGGTGTTTTTCCAAGCAAGTCAGGGCGAAGGTCGGGTTTTATTCCACCGGTTTGGGGGCAAACATCTAACTCTGGTTTTTACTTTAAGCGATTTGGCTATTACTGGGCGATGAGCGATTACACCGATTTTACAACGACTTTTGATTGGTATACCCGAGGAGGATGGCAGGTGGCGAGCGATTTTAGATATGCATTAAGATATAAATTTAGTGGAGCTATCGGATTTGCCTTTGCAAACTTTTATACGGGCGAGGAAAAAGACCCAGATAGATTTTCAAGTAAAGAATGGCGTTTGAATTTAATT is a genomic window containing:
- the rpsA gene encoding 30S ribosomal protein S1; amino-acid sequence: MAEILENLNQGTQTGSEEHETVASYLKKRKGDKIKIYNEGGYDEEEQKKLLKLYEQSLSKVVEGDILEGEVIEIDRERGEVVIDIGFKSPGVVPLNEFRNPEALKVGDRVEVSIEKVEDKEGQIVVSHKRAHFLRVWKRVNEAFAKDEVLKGTIIKRIKGGFVVDIDGLLAFLPGSQVDIKPIRDYDAWVGREIECKVVKINQAAENVVVSRKALVEKELEERKRKFFETVKVGDRVRGTVKAIVDFGVFVDMDGIDGLIHITDLSWGRVNHPSEVVQLDQELDMVVTRVDEVTLPTGEKVKRVSLGLKQLQPHPWENIDQKYKVGQKVTGKVVAITDYGAFIEIEKGIEGLIHISEMSWTQHIKHPSQFVTMGQIVDAVILHLDKENRKLSLSMKRLEPDPWEKIEEKYPIGSKHKGIVRNITNFGVFVELEPGIDGLIHISDLSWTKKIRHPGEVVKKEQEIEVVILGIDKEQRRITLGHKQIFPNPWDKFEQIYKVGAETQGRITRIIERGVIVELPDGVDAFVPISHLLPGQFQIKNIHAVFKEGETLPLKVIEFDKERQKIVLSVSEYFKDKSERLVKEFLAKHPVPSDEVQMRAPVTSVGVEAEGEERIFVEPNYGKEGVPGQHKAQGGQQKQN